Genomic segment of Malania oleifera isolate guangnan ecotype guangnan chromosome 7, ASM2987363v1, whole genome shotgun sequence:
tatcatttgtgagtgcattattGATCATATtatggtacatatctgcttattgtaGAAGCACGTTCATTTGTACATAAAGTTTTATgtctgttgtattcctgacgtgtGATTGTCGAAGGAGGATTGCATTGGCCTGCAACGTGCACCAgattgcttagacccggttaagaaagcacCGGATGGTTTAAACCCAATTAAGAAAACCATGTacacctttctaaggtgtggttgtaaaaGTTGGGGTCAGCCGTGTGAATCTGAACTAGGGTATTCCCTTACCAAGTAAGGAAAGGGTAATTGTAATCAATGGCGCTTCACCCGTAAGTCAGCAAAGTTGGTGGAATCCTCTTTCTTGTGAGCTTGAAGCGGAGATGTagacagtattggccaaaccccgatatcatatcttgTGTCATTCTCTTCCTTGCGCATTTTATTCTCAGCACTTTAAATTTAGGTCATGTATGTTTGATTTATGTATTAACtgctttacatacatgttttgaATAATTGTGAGAATTGTGATTGATtggatagaccctaggttgtgcaatactgTTGTTATCTAATTTAACctaagaagaaaatttaaaaatctccaattcacccctcctctggGAAAATATGAGCAAGCTACTACCATGTGATGTGCCTTCTTCATCAACCTCCTCCCACCCTCAATTAATTTAGCTTTAATTTTGGTTTAGGTTATTATAAAACTTTCGTTTAGTTAAGAGATGGGGTGTATGTGAGCTAAGACAACTTTATCCACAATGGAAATAAACATGTTAGTAACGGAACCCTCTTCAAAAAGGTCCAAGGGGTAAGTTACATAAGCAATATATTAATTTTCTTCTCCAACAATGGGCTCAATGTGGTAGCATCTTCCTTTGTACTGATCAAGGCTAGTAAGTCCATGGGTCCACACAGTTTTCCATGTACCATTAGAAGATTCAACAGCTACCGTGGCTCCTACTTCCTCACGTGGAACTCTTGGTTGAGGAGTTACTCAAAATACTACCAAGATATCAGTATCCTTGGTTTCATTGTCAGGAGTATAATTAGTCAATTTTGTGATTTTGTGAAAGATTCTTGTAAAATGTTTCGTTAATCATATCGAGTAGACCATGTTGCTGTGAGAATTGTTAATTCATGAGTTGTAGGGAGGGACTTATGTCACCACAAACAGAGATTAAAGCAAGTGTTGGATTCAAATAAGAGAAATGTACGTAATAGAAAAATTCTTAGGTTTCTGATGTTGGATTTAGATTTTTTAACAAAACACAAAACTAAATTAACTAGTATTTTATCTAAATCTCCACACATTCAAATTTAAGGcctaaaaataatatttccaAACACAATCAACTTATTTTTGAACCTACAAATCCACAATAAAAACTCGAAAGGTGTATCAGTGTATGTATCATTATGCTCACTCTCTTAAGAATTTATTAGGTAGCCACTCCAACCATAAATCATGCATGTTGATAATCATTAGTACTGCTTGGTACTCAATTATGTATAAACCGTAGTTCAAAAATTATTCATCAAAATGTTcctaaaatatgaaatatgattaaaTTTAAAAGATATTGAGTGCCTATTTAAGTGAAGAATTTTGTTTGAGCAatagaaagaaaaggaaaacaagttaaaataaatttattttctattgcATTTTCACTattctaatattattaaaattttaaaaaaaaatgttaatcatttgtaaaattgagtttctattcaatgaatagcattttttttttttttattctttggaTCACTTCCTTTGAtaacaaacataaaaaataaataaataaactctttctctcattttttttttttttgctctaatatttttcaaattcagGACCTAAATATATTGAATGTACCTAATAATTTTTCCACCTCTTAATGAAAAGAATGATGTAAAATTCAACAATCAGGAACAAATTTTATGCAAGTATAACGCAACTTCCCTTCAATCTCATAAAAGGCTTCTTGAAGCATCCAGGATCTTCACAAATATAACAACAGCTGCAGCTACTGATCACAAATTACACCTAGCTATCACAAGCCAGGATGCATGTGCACCGCACAAGCATTGCTTATGTAACTGTGGCTATTTACAAAACgcattttctatatatatatatatatatatatatatatatatatatgagcgtatagatatttattatttaattagctTAATTAATTGGCAGCTGCTGCAGGTGGAGTAACCCCAGAGCCCTCTTCAACCCTATTCCAATGCTGCGTTGTCGTTTCCCTAGCCTTCCCTTCATACGCCTTTGCCGTGTCGTAAGAAGCATGCAACCCCACGAATAAATAGTAGAGCAGCAGAAGCCCAGTCCACACCCCAAACCTCACAAATGAATCCTTATCTATCGATCCCAGTAAAAATATGTTGATGAATATTGACGCCGCCGGCAGCCACGGCACCAACGGCACCCCCCACAGCTTTGGCGCCCTCGCCTGCGGCACAAACGCCCACAGACAAAACGTCGCTATGAACCATATCGGCACTATCACCACATACCCCACCCACCCGTCGCTCACTCCCCAATACGCCGCCGTCCCGATGGAAGACCCCACTATGAGGAGCAGGCAGGCCACGAGCTTGTTCCGGTTCGCCGGCGTAGTCTCGCCGGTGGAGTAGTATCGGCGGACGAGGAGCGCTACGGCCACCAGCATGAAGATGAAGAGGGTGGAGATGGAGAGGAGGTTGGAGAGGATGTTGAGCTTGGTGAAGAAGGCGATCACTGCCGTGGCCACCAGCATCACCACCGTCGCGTTCACCGGTGTCCCCGTCTTGCTGTGAACCTGCGCCAGCCACGGCGGCATCATGTGAGTGCGCGCGATGTGGGTGAGGTAGCGAGCCTGCCCGACGGCGCTGACGAGGAGAACAGTGGTCATGCCCTTGAGCGCGCCGGCGGCGACGACGTACTTGGCCCAGCCCATGCCGACTGCCTGAAAGGCGACGGAGTAGGGGGCGTCGACGTTGACGTATTTGTAGGATTGCATGAGGCAGAGAGTGACGGCGAGTACGCAGTAGATGAGGGTAGTGAGTGCCATGGAGCCGACGAGGCCGATGGGGATGTCGCGGGCGGGGTTTTTTGTTTCCTCGGCCATGGTGGCGACGGCGTCGAAGCCAACGTACGCGAAGAAGAGGACGGCGGAGGCTTGGAAGATGCCCCGCGCGCCGAAGGGGGCGAAGGGGGTGTAGTTCTTGAGGTCGGCCTTGGTGAAGCCGGCGACGATGATGAAGACGATGATGAAGATGTGGAAAATGGAGGCGAGGTAGTTGAAGCGGGAGGAGCCTTTGGTGCTCAAGACGGCGAGGACGCAGATGACGGAGATGACGACGACGGCGATGGGGTCGAGGTGGCCGTAGTCGGGGTTCATGCCGTGGACAATGATGCGGAAGTCATCGGGGTCGTGGTTGCAGAGGGTGGCGAAGTAGGAGGTCCAGGAGCGGGCCACAGCGGCGCCCCCAATCACGTACTCCAGGAGGATGTTGCCGGCGGCGATGAATGCCATGAAGTCGCCTAGCTCTACCCTGAGGTAGGCGAATGATCCGCCTGAACGTTGCGTGCCAAGTGTCAATTGAGTTTAATTATAAGCTGAGAAATAGTTACAATTAATGTTTCCTTTACAATTTGAAATCCATCAACCATAACATGTGAGCATTTGGATTTacactgttatatatatatatattcgaattaacattttatattatttgtttttattaatacaaataaaaaaataaaaaaaaatttatttgatacCAAAAACAAATGTGGAACACTTGCCAATTTATTTTTCAGTATCAATAGCACTTCTATATGGCAAATTCATGCATAATGCAGCACGAAAAGATGAATACATTATGCAATCTTTAGAAACTTAGGATGACCTCTTTTTGAAAGGGTAAATgagaaataatcataaattttctaaatatGAAAAATGCATTTTCCTAATTTCAGATCATTAATTATCAAGGACTCCCGAGTACAATTATCAATAAAACCCTcttgaaattataatttaatttgtTGATGAAAGTAAATTTTCATTGAgaccttgaatttgaattttttgtgtggatttggacaaaacaaagtataaatttatataattttttttcaaattcacacaattccaaattcaagttttgaaattcatgctccaaACAATATATTAGTAaactttttttatatttgtttaaaaaaatccAAAAGATACGGTGTCATATTTAGAAAACATAATTAGCTAggagaattttaaaattttactctTTATTTATTAATAGATAATAAGAGGATTTGAGAGAttcaaaagtttaatcaaagcACCACCTAATGCACACTAAAATCTTATGTAGGAGAGGCAAAATAGGTCGAAACCTGACGGATGATCCGTGACCCGCCCCTTTAAATCGAGTTTGGGTTTAGTACAAGCCAActcgtttattaaatgggttaggCAGGTTCGGGCCGAGTGATCCGTTTATGACccgttcaaaaataaaataaataagtgtttttctaaaaaaatatatatgtcattttatatgaaatatttaaaatttttaaaataaataaattatatttttttaaacaaatgacccgtttattaaacgggcaaGTTTGGATTTACAAAATAGTCACCTGTTAATAAACGTGACAACCCGAACCCAAATCCGTCTAATTCCAACTCGTTTATGACCCGTTCGAATCTAACCCGCTAACCCGTTTTACCACCCCTAAATTCTTATGAattggaaaatcaaaaaaatatatgCTACGCTTTAAAAATTCAAACTTGAAAGTTTTTTGACACCAAATTATCTGAAATATCATATTCCATGCGCTAAACATGAATAAAAATATAGATTATACTCTCTCTatttactactacatatatatatatatatatatatatatatatatatatctgcttCTAAAAATAAAAGATTCGGCATATTAGCTATGTATGGCATGCGTGTGAATAAGcagaatagtatttttttttttttctaccaaATCTcaatcttaatatttttttttataagctTTTGTTTCCAAATCGTTTTCTTTTAATGAAAGGGTCCACACACCTCCACCAATTAAATTAATCACTCAATATTATTTCAATTCGCTAAGATactttgaaattaattaattgcCCGTTTGGGCTTTTTGCAAATCTGTACATACTGGAATGAAATGCACGGCAGGGGGTGGCCAAGTGTCTTATTACtcctattaaataaataattacgtACAAAGTGTGTCTTATCATagtaatcaattaattaatatttgaCCATATA
This window contains:
- the LOC131160054 gene encoding cationic amino acid transporter 1; the encoded protein is MGVGNEAGEGGGGVRRRRCSCTKDDFFPEESFKSFDNYVKALAQTPTRLVDRVFTRSMDHTELHEVKARSQHDMKKNLTWWDLIWFGLGAVVGAGIFVLTGQETREHAGPAVVLSYVVSGISAMLSVFCYTEFAVEIPVAGGSFAYLRVELGDFMAFIAAGNILLEYVIGGAAVARSWTSYFATLCNHDPDDFRIIVHGMNPDYGHLDPIAVVVISVICVLAVLSTKGSSRFNYLASIFHIFIIVFIIVAGFTKADLKNYTPFAPFGARGIFQASAVLFFAYVGFDAVATMAEETKNPARDIPIGLVGSMALTTLIYCVLAVTLCLMQSYKYVNVDAPYSVAFQAVGMGWAKYVVAAGALKGMTTVLLVSAVGQARYLTHIARTHMMPPWLAQVHSKTGTPVNATVVMLVATAVIAFFTKLNILSNLLSISTLFIFMLVAVALLVRRYYSTGETTPANRNKLVACLLLIVGSSIGTAAYWGVSDGWVGYVVIVPIWFIATFCLWAFVPQARAPKLWGVPLVPWLPAASIFINIFLLGSIDKDSFVRFGVWTGLLLLYYLFVGLHASYDTAKAYEGKARETTTQHWNRVEEGSGVTPPAAAAN